In Deltaproteobacteria bacterium, the genomic window GCAGCGCTGGAGCGTGTAGGGTCGACCACGCGCGACGGCGGCAAGACCTGGCGCTGTCCGGCGCATGACGATCGCACGCCCTCGCTCAGCGTCACGGAACGCGACGGAAAGGTGCTCTTGAAATGCCATCGGAACTGTACCGTCGAGGCGATCGTCGCCAGGCTCGGGCTCGAGATGCGGGACCTCTTCGACGACGATGGAGCGCGGGTCGAGCGAGCGCGGAGCGACTCTGGGGCGCGTATTGAGATCCTCGGGCCACCGACGGCGGCGCAGGTCGCCGCACTCAAGCGGTCGCGGCGCATCCTGCGCGAGCAGACACTTACCGCACTCGAGCTTGTGCGCGTCCGCTGCTACGGCGCGGAGTGGCTCGCAATCCCCGCGCTTTCGGGCTCGCGGAAGCTCTGGGCTATCGATGCGTCGGGCAAGCCGAGACTCGAGGACGCCAAGCTAATCCGCTGGAACGCGGGCTCGGTGTCGCTGGTTGTCTCGCCTGCGCTCCGCGGGGGCGCACTCGCAGTCGAGCGGCTATGGGATGTCGAAGGCGAGAGCGATCTCTTCGCCTGCGTCGATGCAGGCCTTGCGCACGTCGTCACGAGTATGGGCGGTGCGAGCTCGCTGGTGGCGCACGATCGCCACGGGGAATGGCTGCGCGGGCTTCGGCCGCGCGAGGTCTGCGTGGTTCGCGATCTCGATGACGCGGGCCGCGACGGGGCCGAGAAGGCTGACGCGTGGTGGCGGTCACAGGGCGTTTCTACGCGAATCGTCACTCTGCCGGCGGATCTGGGCGAGCACGGTGACCTTCGCGACTACTTGAACGGCCGGCCCGCTCGCGAGGGAATGCTTGCGACAGAACCGCTCGGCGACGCCTGCGATCTCGACGCTATTGCGAATTGCGTGGAGCTCGTCGATCCCGGGGGCCGATCGGCCAACTGCGCTGAGCTCATAAACCTCGCGACGGTCCGGCCACGCGTGGTTGAATGGCTATGGCCGGGCCGCATCCCACGCGGAAAGCTGAGCGTTCTCGACGGTGACCCGGACGTCGGGAAGTCGACCATCACTCTCGACCTCGCGGCGAGAGTCTCCACAGGGCAGGCGATGCCCGATGGCGCTCCCGGTACGCTTGGCGGAGTTCTCTTGCTCTCGGCAGAGGACGACCCAGAAGACACGATCCTTCCCCGATTGATCGCGGCGGGCGCGGACGCTTCGCGCGTGAGCGCTCTCCCCGGTGTGCGGAATGAGCGCGAGGAGCTAGTGCCGGTGTCGATCCCAGAGCACCTCGACACGATCGAGCGAGCGATCGAGGCGACGGGCGCGGTTCTCGTCGTGGTTGACCCGTTCATGGCGTACCTCTCGGGGACGCACTCGTCGCACAAGGATCAGGACGTCCGCCGAGCACTCGCGCCGTTTGCGAAGCTCGCCGAACGGACACGGGCGGCGGTGCTCATCGTTCGCCACCTGAACAAGAGCTCGGGCGGGCACGCTCTCTACCGCGGCGGTGGCAGCATCGGGATCATCGGAGCCGCAAGATCGGGCCTTCTCGCGGCGCGCGACCCCGACGACGATTCGCGCCGCGTGCTCGCAGTGGTCAAGAGCAACCTTGCGGAGCGCGCACCGTCGCTCGCATATAGGCTCTTGCCGGCCGACTCGAGCGTGCGGCTCGAGTGGCTCGGGGAGTCGACCCACTCCGCCGCAAGCCTGCTCGCCTCTCCCATAGCGGACGAGGAACGGTCCGCGGTCGACGACGCCGTAAACTTTCTGCGCGAGGCGCTCGCTCGAGGCGGCGTCGCCGCTCGCGATCTGAGCCTGAGCGCACGTAGCGCGGGGATCTCCGAGGCCACCATCCGACGAGCGCGCAAGCAGCTCGGAGTCACGCGCCGGAAGACCGGCATGCGCGGTGGCTGGGTGCTTGAGCTGCCGAAGGCGCTCAAATTTACCGAAGGCGCTCATCCCCAGGACTTGAGCGCCTTCGCGGAAGACGAGCGACGTCGGGAGTCCGAGATCGAGGAGCACTTGCTATGAGCGCTGCGCGCGTGCTCGCCCGCATCGAGGCGCTCGGCGCGAGGATCGACGTGCACCGGGGCCGGCTCCGCGTGGTTGCTCCCCGGGGAGTGCTTGGCGAGCAGGACCTCGAGGCGCTCGCGACGCAGAAGGCCGAGCTTCTCGCGCTGTTCCGGAACCAGGCCTCCCTCACTCGCTCGGCCCGGGCTCGTTTGGATCGGTTCCTCGAGGACTGCTCGATCCCCTTCGCGGTGCTCCATTCCCGCGCACTCGGTCGCGACTTCCTCCTCGCGCGCGACGGAGCTGCGCTCGAGGACCTCGCCGAGGCGGCGGGCCGTTTGCCTGTCCTTACCTTCGCCGATTGCGAGATGCTGGCCGGGCTCGAGGTGCGCGACCTGGCCGAGATCCTCGACGTGCGCGAGGCCTTCGGCCCGAGCGCGGAGATTCTCGCTGTCAGGCCGCGCCTTGGCTGAGAAGCGCCGATCGATCGACCTCGCGAACCGCCTCACGCTGCGCGCGGATGAGACTGCGCTCGTCCTCGGCGTCTCGCTGCGAAAGCTCCGGGACATGCTCCCCCGGCTTCCTCACTTTCGCGACGGTGGCACGCTGCTCTTCCCGGTCGAGGGGCTCCATCGGTTCATCGCGGAGCGGGTAGGGCAGCCGAGCGCCGAGCGGGATTCCGTGGTCGGGACGGATTCGCGTTCCATGGCGAGTCCGCTCGATGGCCGCGCAGTCGCTGATGAAGTCCTCGCTCGCCTGAGGGAGTATTGATAGGTGCTTGTAGTTTCTAGTTGGCCATGCGAGTATTCCGACGTGGCCGCAAGGAAGAGCAAGCGGGGCGGAGCCAGGCCAGGCGCAGGGCGGCCGGCAATCCTCGAGGAACGGCGCTCCGTGACGCTGCACATCGAAGCCGCGCAGAGGGAGCGCCTGGGGCAGATCGCCGAGGCGCGCGGGGTTTCGGTCTCGGACCTGATCCGACAGGCGATCGACGCCTTCCTGCGGCGCTCCCGAGGGGAAAAGCGATGAGTGCAAAGACGAGGTGGATTCGGGGGGCGTGGTGGCTCGTGCTCCACTACCAGGGGAAGCGCATCAAGCGGCGCTTCGGTGCGACCCCGAAGGACAAGGCGCAGGCCGAGGTCGCGGCCGCGCACGTCAACGCCGACCTGGCCAAGGGGGCGTTCGTCGCGCCCTCGCCGAGACGCGCGCAATCGGAGATCGCCTTCCGCGAGTATGCGCTCGAGTGGCTGCGTCGCGAGGTGCAGGAGCCGCTAGGCCGAGAATCCCACGGGCACCTGGCTCCGATGACGGTGCGGCAGTACGAGTCGAATCTGCGCGTGAATCTGATTCCGCACCTCGAGCGGACGGATCTGCGCTCGATCACCGTCCGCGAGGTACAGCGGCTCCACGCGGACCTGACCGACGACGGGCTGTCGCCTCGGTCCATCGAGAAGGCGCTTGGCGTACTGCGGCGCATCCTCGACCACGCCCGCGCGGGCGACCTGATCGGCGAGAATCCGGTCCGTCGCTGGAGCGAGCTGCGCCCGACGACGGCCCGGCGCCGCAGCGCGCGCGTCGACCGAACCGTGACGCCGCGGGACGTGCTCACGGCGGACGAGCTCGCGAAGGTGCTCGCGGCCATCGAAGCCAAGCATCCGCCCTACCTGCGGCTGTTCCTCTTCCTGGCCGACACGGGAGCGCGGATCGGCGAAGCCTCGGCTCTGCGGTGGATCGACGTCGATCTGAACGCCGCGACCGCGCGGATCGAGCGCAGCTTCTCGAGCGGCAAGAGCCTCGGGGGCACGAAGAGCGGCCGAGCGCGCACCGTCGAGCTCTCGACGCGCCTGGTCGAAGCGATGCGGGCGGTTCGACCCGACCTGTGCGGCGACGAGACGCTCGCCTTCCCGAACGAAGCCCACGGGCTCCACGATCCGCGAAATCTCCGCGACCGGATCTTCCGGCCGATCGTCCGCAAGGTCGTCGGCACGCAGAAGCGCCTCTCGATCCACTCGCTGCGGCACAGCTTCGCGTCGCTGCACATGGCGCGCGGTACGCCGCTCAAGTGGATCCAGGCGCAGGGCGGTTGGGCCAGCGCGAAAATGCTTCTCGACGTGTACGGGCATTTCATGCCCGAGGAGTCGGGCGGCTACGCGAACGCACTCGCGGCCCCTGAAACGGCCCCCGGGCGGCCCCTCGTCGTAATCGACAGTCGCGGCCGTCCACACGCCCGCGTCGAAAAGCGAGCACCGTCGCGCGCTTCGCTGGTGGCGCAGCCCGGGATCGAACCGGGGACACGCGGATTTTCAGTCCGCTGCTCTACCAGCTGAGCTACCGCGCCAAGGCCGCGCAGTATGGCTCAGCCCGGCTCGACCGTCACGCTCTCGACCACCACGTCGGCGAGCGGGCGGTCGTTGGCGTCGCGGGGGGCGGCGGAGATGCGGTCGACGATGTCCTGGCCCGAGAGGACCCGGCCGAAGGCGGTGTACTGGCCGTCGAGCTTCGGGCGCCAGGGCTCGGAGGCGGTGGTCATGATGAAGAACTGCGAGCCGGCGCTGTCGGGGCCGGAGGCGCGGCCCATCGAGACGGTGCCGGGCAGGTGGGGCAGGTCGTTGAACTCGGCGCGAAGCGCGTAGCCGGGGCCGCCGAAGCCGTCGTTGGCGGGGTCGGCGTCCTTCGAGTTGGGGTCGCCGCCCTGGATCAGGAAGCGGGGGATCACGCGGTGGAAGGTGGTTCCGTCGTAGAAGTGCGCGGCGGCCAGCGACTTGAAGCTCGCGACGTGGCGCGGGGCCTTGTCGGGCAGGAGCTCGAAGCGGATCTCGCCGTGGCCGCGCACGCGCAGCACCGCGACCTCGCGCGCGGGAGCGCCCGGCCGGCATGCGAAGACGAGCGCGAGAGATGCGGCGAGGACGAGCGCGCCGGCGCGCGCGGCGATGCGTCGGAGCGTCACGGGCGCGAACGCTAGCACGCGCGCGAGAGCGCGTGATACGGTCCGCGGCCATGCGCAACATCACTCGCGTCGGCTGGCTCGTCGTCTGCGCTTCACTGCTGCTGGCGCCGCTCGCGCGGCTCGCAATCGCGGCCGAGCCCGGTCCGGCGTGGGGCAAGCGCGGCATGGTCGTGACGTCGGTCGGGCCGGCGGCGGCGGCGGGGCGCGAGATCCTCGGGCGCGGCGGGAACGCGGTGGACGCGGCAGTCGCGACCGCCTTCGCGGCGGGGGTCGCGCACCAGTACAGCTCGGGGATCGGCGGTGGCGGATTCGCGGTGGTGTACATGGCGGAGTCGGGCGAGGTGAGCGCGCTCGACGCGCGCGAGACCGCGCCCGCGTCGGCGAGCGAGCTCGCCTACCTGGACGATCAGGGCAAGCCGATCCCTGGCGCGACGCTCGCGGGCCCGCGCGCGGTGGCGGTGCCGGGCCTGGTGCAGGGGCTGTACGAGCTGCACCACCGCTACGGGTCGCTCGAATGGCGCGAGCTGGTGAAGCCGGCGATAAGGCTCTGCCGCGACGGCGTCGAGGTCGCGCCCGGCGAGCGGCGCATGCTGCAGATGGTCGCGCCGCGGCTCGCGGGCTTTCCCGAGACCGCGCGAATCCAGCTCGACGCAGGGCAGGTGCCGGAGCTCGGCTGGCGGCTCTACCAGCCCGATCTCGCGCGCACGCTCGAGGAGATCGGCGCGCGCGGCGGCGGGGCGCTCGCGTACGGGCATCTCGCGCGAAAGATCGTCGACGCGACCGGCGGCGCGCTCTCGCTCGACGATCTCGCCGGCTACCAGCCGATCTGGCGCGATCCGGTGCGCGGCACGTACCGCGGGCTCTCGGTGGTGTCGATGCCGCCGCCGAGCTCGGGCGGCGTGCTTCTGGTCGAGATGCTGAATGCGCTGGAGCCCTACGACCTCGCCGCGCTGGGCGCGAACTCGAGCCAGACGGTGAACCTGATCGCGGGCGCGATGAAGCTCGCCTTCGCGGATCGCGCCGAGTATCTCGGCGATCCGGGCTTCGTGCGGGTTCCGACCGAGCATCTCACGTCGAAGGCGTACGGCAATCAGCTCGCGGCGCTGCTGCGCCCGCCGTTCTTCCTGCTGCGCGCGCCGTGGAACTGGGGCAAGCCGGCGATTCCGAAGACGCGCCGCGCCGCGCCGGCGCCGCCCGACGATCGCGGCACGACACAGATCTCGGTCGTCGACGAGCAGGGCAACGCGGTGTCGCTCACGCAGACCGTGAACACGCTGTTCGGCTCGCTCATCACCGTGCCGGGAACCGGAATCGTGCTGAACAACGAGATGGACGACTTCTCGCTTCCCGGCACCCCCAACGCCTGGGGCGCGGTCGGCCAGGCCGCGAACTCGATCCAGCCCGGAAAGCGGCCGCTCTCGAGCATGACGCCGACGATCGTGCTCGACGGCGACCAGGTCCGCTACGTCGTCGGCAGCCCGATGGGCACGTTCATCATCAGCGCGGTGCTGCAGACGCTGCTGAACAGCGTCGACTTCGGGCTCGGGCCGGAGCAGGCGGTGGCGCTGCCGCGCTTCCACCACCAGTGGAGCCCCGACGTGCTGATGGTCGAGCCGGGCCACCCGCGCGACGTGCTCGAGAAGCTCGGCGCCTGGGGCCACCGCGTCGAGCCGAGCCGCTTTCCGATGGGCGCGGTGCAGCTGATCGTGCGCGAGAAGGGCTCCGACACCTGGCTCGGCTCGACCGATCCGCGCCGCGACGGCGCGGCGCTGGGCTACTAGGCGCGCGCTACTTCACGATCGCGATCACCGGCGCGTCGAGCCGGATCACGCGTTTGGCGACGCGCTTCACGTCGTCGACGCTGACCGCGCTGATGCGCTGGTCGTAGTCCAGGTGGTAGGTCGCGCCGAGCCCGTACAGATCGTCGAGCGAGAGCAGGCTCGCCTGCGTGCCGAAGCGCTGCAGCGACACGGCCTGGCTCCCGATCAGGTACGCCTTCGCGCGCGCGAGCTCCTCGTCGGGGATCGGCCCCTCGACGATCTTCGCGAGCTCCTTCTCGATCCCGCCCGTCATCTCGCCGAGCTTCGCGGGCTCGCCCGCGATGTACACGCCCCAGATGCCGCGGTCCACGCCCTCGCGGTCGAACGCCCCCACCGTGTAGGCCAGGCTCTGCTTGTCGCGCAGCTCGAGGAAGAGCCGCCCGCCCTGACCCGAGAGGATCTGCGTCAGCACGTCGAGCGCGGGCAGGTCGGGGTCGCCGATCGTGAGCGAGAGGAAGCCGTAGACCACGTGCGCCTGGTTCTTGTTCTTCGCTAGCGAGACCTCGCGCATTCGCGCGGGCGCCTCGGGCGTCTTTCGCGCCGGCAGCGCGACGGTTCCGCTGCCGGGCCAGTCGGAAAGGTGCGATGCGATCGCGGCGACGATCCCGTCGGGATCGACGTTCCCGACCACGCCGAGCACGCCGTTTGCGGGCTGCGCGTACCTCGCGAAGTAGCGCGCGAGCGCCTCGCGATCGAGCGACGATATCGACTTCGCGGTGCCGATCGACGAGAAGCGGTAGGGATGCTCGGGATAGATTGCCTGCTGGAACGCCTCGAACGCCTTGGTGGAAAGGCTGTCCTCGCGGCGGCGCAGCGCGGCCATCCGCTCGACCTTGACCTTGGCGATCTCGTCCGGCGGGAAGGCCGGGTGGAGCAGCACGTCGGCGAACAGGTCGAGCCCGGTGTCGAGCGACTCGGTCAGAAACTCCGCCTGCAAGCCGAAGCTATTGCGCCCCGAGAAGCCGGAGAGATCTCCCGCGATGTCCTCGATCTCGGTCGCGAGCTGCGTGGAGCTTCGCGATGTCGTTCCGCGCGAGAGCATCTCGGCCAGGAACGACGTGATTCCCTGCGTGCTCTCGGTCTCGGCGAGCAGTCCGCCCAGGAACGAGAGCCGCAGCGAGACCAGCGGCACGTTCTCGTTGCGCTTCACCACCACGCGCAGCCCGTTCGGGAGCCGGTACTCGCGGATCCCGTCGCGAAGCTCGACGAAGTCGAGCTTCGGCCCGGCGCTTCCCGCGCCGCGTTCCAGCGCCGCGAGCAGCTTCGCGGAGTCGACCGAGCCGTTCGCGTCCTTCGCGGTGAGCGCGACCACGGTCGCGCGCTCCGGCGACAGGTAGGTCTTCGCCACGCGCTGCAGGTCGGCCTGCGTCGCGCGGCGCACGCGCTCCAGGTACAGCGCCTCGGCCTCGATCCCGCCGGCGAGAACCTCGAAGTAGCCGAGCTTCTGCGCCTGGCCCTGCATCGTCTCGCGCTCGTGCACCTGGCTCGCGAGCAGGTTCGTGCGCGCGCGCTCGAGCTCGGCCTCGGACGGGCCCAGGTCGCGCACGCGCCGGATCTGCTCGGCGATCGCGCCGACGGTCGCCTCGATCTTGTCGGCGTCGAGCTCCGCGTCGACGACGAAGAGCCCCGGATCGAGCGGCGTGTAGGAGCTAGCGTGGATTCCGTGCACGAGCTGCGCGCGGTCCTTCACCTCGCGGTAGAGCCGCGAGCTGTCGCCGCTGCCGAGCACCATCCCGAGCAGGTCGAGGTACGGCGTGTCGGGATTCTCGAACGCGGTGATCTTCCAGCCGATCCCGAGCAGCGACTGCTCGAACTGGCTCGGCACCACCGCGGCGCGCGGCGCGCTCTGCTCCGGCTCGGGCGCGCGCGGGTGCGCCAGGTCGGCGCGCGGTTTCGCTGCGGCGAACGCACCCTCGATCTGCGCGAGCACGGCCTTCGGGTCGAAGTCGCCGACCGCGATCATGGTCATGTTGTTCGGCACGTACCACGAGTGGTAGAAGTCGAGCAGGCCCTCGCGCGTGAAGCTTCGCACGCTCGCCTGCGTGCCGATCACCTCTTTGCGGTAGGGGTGGGTCTGGAACGCGGTCGCGAACAACACCTGCGAGAGGAGATTGTCGGGTGAGTCGTCGGAGCGGCGGATCTCCTCGATCACGACCTCTTCCTCTTTCGCGAGTTCGGTCGCGTCGAAGGTCGAGCCCTGCATCGCGTCGGCGAGCACGTCGATTCCCACCGGCAGGTCACGGCTCGCCATCGTGATGTGGTAGACGGTCATGTCGTGCGAGGTGAACGCGTTGATGTTCCCGCCGGCGCCCTCGACCGTGCGCGCGATCTCGCCCACGCCGCGGCGCTCGGTGCCCTTGAAGAGCATGTGTTCGTGCACGTGCGCCATGCCCCACTGCTCGTCGCGCTCGTCGCCGCTTCCGACCCGGACCCAGACGTTCAGCGCCACGACCGGCGCGGAGTGGTCTTCGACCAGGATCACCTCGAGGCCGTTGGGCAGTGTGGTTCTGAGCATTGCGTCCTTCTCGAGGCTCATCGGCTCGCGAGTCGAGGTCGCGGGCGCGATCGCGCACGCGCAGAGCAGACAGAGCAAGGCGATCCCTGGGCTACTACGCAAGCTCCGGCTCCTCCCCGACGCGCTTCGGGCCGCATAGGATACGGGGGTTGGCCTCTCAGACAAGCAGCGGCGCGGGCGAAGCCGACCTCGGGCTGTACGTGCACGTGCCGTTCTGCGAGCACGTCTGCCCGTACTGCGACTTCGACGTCATTGGCGTGCGGCGGCTGGCCGAGCGCGACGAGCGCGAATTCGTCGATCTGGCACTGCGCGAGCTCGATCTCTTGCGCGAGCGCGTCGCCGGCCGCGAGATCGCGACCGTGTACTTCGGCGGCGGCACGCCCGCGCTGCTCTCGCCCGAGTCGATCTCGCGGCTACTCGCGGCGTTCTCGGCCGAGCTGCGCTTCGCGTCGCCCGAGATCACCGTCGAGCTGAACCCGGGCCAGCTCGAGGTCGCCCGCGTTCCCGCGCTTCGCGAGGCCGGCGTGACGCGCCTGTCGCTGGGCGTGCAGGCCTTCGACGACGCGGTGCTGCGCAGGCTCGGCCGCGCTCAGAAGGGTAGGGAGGCGCTGCGCGGGCTCGAGGCCTGCCTGGCCGCGGGTTTCCCCACGCTCTCGGTCGACCTGATCTACGGAGCGCCCGGCCAGAGCCTCGACACGCAGCTCCGCGACGTCGAGACCGCGATCGACCTCGGCGTTCCGCACGTCTCGGCCTACTCGCTCACGATCGAGCCCGGCACGCCGTTCGCGCTCGGCGCCGAGCGGGGTGTGCTCGACCTTCCCGACGAGGACACCGTGCTCGCGATGAGCCGCTTGCTCCGCTCGCGCCTGGCCGCCGCGGGGATCGCGCAGTACGAGATCTCGAGCTACGCGCGCCCGGGGCACCGCTCGCGCCACAACCAGCGCTACTGGCTGCGCGGCGACGTGCTCGGTCTGGGCCCGTCGTCGGCGACTCTACTCGGCGCTTCGCGCTGGCGGAACGCGCGCACGCTCGGCGAGTGGCGCGCGGCGCTCGAAGGCGATCGACTCCCGATCGTCGATTCCGAGACGCTCTCCGACGAGCAGGCCCGCCGCGAGACGCTCTACCTGGGCCTGCGCCGGCTCGACGGCGTGAGCCGCGCCGACTTCCTGCGCCGCTTCGGCGCCGCCCCCGAGGCGTTCTTCGCGGCCGAGCTCGCGGCGCTTCGCGAGCGCGGCCTGATCTGCGACGAGGCCGGCGCGCTGAAGCTCACAGAGCGGGGAATCCTCTTCGCGGACGAGGTCTTCTCCGGCCTGCTCGGCGACGACGGCGGGCGTTGACACGCCAAAGCGCGCGCCGCTAGCCTCGCTCGTCGTGCACGAGCTTCGCGAGCTGCCCGAGCGTCTGTCCGAGGTCCTGCTGGCCGTGCTGCGCGGCTACGTCGAGAGCGGCCTGCCGATCGGCTCGCGCGACGCCTGCGAGCAGAGCGGGCTGCGGGTCTCCTCGGCGACGGTGCGCGGGGCGATGAGCGAGCTGATGGAGCTCGGCCTGCTCGAGCAGCCGCACACCTCGGCCGGTCGCGTGCCGACGGACGCCGCGTTCCGGCTCTGGGTCGACGAGCTTCTGCACGCTCCCGCGCGCGGCCACGCCTTGCCGCGCGAGCTCGCGCGCGAGCTCGAAGGGCCCGTCGGCGCCGTCGAGGACGGCCTGCGCCGCGCGGCGGACGTGCTCACGCACGTCACCGGCCAGCTCGGCTTCTGCCTGGCGCACGACGGCGAGCGGCTGCGGCTGGCGGCCCTGCGCTTCGTGCGCGTCTCGAGCGAGCGCGTGATGGCGATCCTGGTCTCGGAAGGCGACGTCGTGCGCACGCGCCTTCTCGACGAGCGCGACTGCGACCAGCGCAAGCTCGACCGTATCTCCGCGTCGCTCTCTCGGCTGGTCGCCGGGCTCACGCTCGAAGAGGCGCGCAGCCGCCTCGAAGCCGAGATCGAGGGCGACCGCGCCCAGCGCGACGCGCTCTGGCGCAGGCACGTGGCGCTCGGCCGGCTCGGGCTGCAGGTCGAGGTCGGGGCGGAGCTGTACGTCGGCGATCGCAGCCAGATCCTCTGCCAGCCCGAGTTCGAGGACGGCCCGCGGCTGCGCGAGCTGCTGCGCGCGCTCGACGAGAAGCAGCGCATGCTCGCGCTCCTCGACAACGTGCTCTCGGCCGGCGAGCTCCGCGTCGTGATCGGCGACGAGCTCGGCGACCCCGGCGTCGCGCGCTGTGCGGTGGTGGCGGAGCCGGTCGGATCGGCGCCGCTTCGCGGCGGGCTCGGCGTGATCGGCCCGGTGCGCATGCGCTACGATCGGGTGATCCCGGTGGTGCGCTACGTGTCGGGAAAGCTCGGACCCGCCCTCACCTGACAGTTCCTGTCGCGCGAGTCCGAAAGGGTGTGGAATGAGCGACTCCAAGGGGCCGAAGGTCGACCTTCCCGAAGAGCTGATCGCTGAGCTCGAGAGCAGCGGCGAAGCCGCGCCCGAGCCGCCCGCCGCGAACGCCGCCGATGCGGCGGAGATCGCGGATCTGAAGGAACGCTATCTGCGCCTCGCCGCCGAGTACGACAATTTCCGCAAGCGGAACCTGCGGGAACGCCAGGACCTGCTCAACTACGCCAACGAGAGCATCGTCAAGGACCTGCTTCCGGTCGTCGATAACCTCGAGCGGGCCGTCGTTCATGGTCGCAAGGAGGAGCAGCGAGCCGACAGCGAGAACCTTCTGCAAGGGGTCGAGCTCACCCACCGCGCGCTGATGCAGATCTTGGGACGCTTCGGCGTCGTCGAGATCGAGGCCGCGGGAAAGCCGTTCGATCCCCAGGTGCACGAGGCGGTGCGACGCGTCGTCACGAGCGAGCACGCACCCGGCACCGTCGTCGAGGTGCACCAGAAGGGATATCGACTGAAGGATCGACTGCTGCGTCCGGCCATGGTCGCGGTCGCAGGCGAACCGGGATAGATCGAGCGCTTCGAGCCGACTCATCCCCGGTCGCGGATCGGGAGTGATGGGAAGAGTCGTCGGAATCGATCTGGGCACCACGAACAGCTGCGTCGCGATCCTCGAGCGCGGCGAGCCGGTCGTCATCGCGAACAGCGAGGGCAGCCGCACCACGCCGTCGATCGTCGCCGCGAACCAGAGCGGCGAGAAGCTCTGCGGGCAGATCGCCAAACGGCAGGGCGTGACCAACCCCGCGAACACCGTCTACGCGGTGAAGCGGCTGATCGGCCGCCGCTTCGACGACGAGTGCGTGGAGCGCTTCCGCGCGGTCGCGCCGTTCGAGATCTGCGAGGCGCCCAGCGGCGACGCCTGGGTGAAGCTTTTCGACAAGGAATACAGCCCCGAGGAGATCTCCTCGCTGATCCTGAAGCGCATGAAGGAGACCGCGCAGGACTACCTGGGCGAGGAGGTGACCGAGGCGGTCATCACCGTGCCCGCGTACTTCAACGACGCGCAGCGCCAGGCGACCAAGGACGCGGGTCGGATCGCGGGCCTGAACGTGCTGCGCATCATCAACGAGCCGACCGCGGCGGCGCTGGCCTACGGGCTCGAGAAGGAAGGCCACGAGACGATCGCCGTCTTCGATCTCGGCGGCGGCACCTTCGACGTCTCGATCCTGCGCATCGGCGACTCGGTCTTCGAGGTGCTCTCGACCAACGGCGACACCTACCTCGGCGGCGAGGACTTCGATCAGCGGATCATGAACTGGCTGGCCGATCGGTTCGCCGAGGAGAATCCCGGCGGCGATCTGCGCTCCGACCCGATGGCACTGCAGCGCCTGAAGGAGGCGGCCGAGCGCGCGAAGCAGGAGCTCTCGTCCGCGCCCGAGACCGACGTGAACCTGCCGTTCATCGCGGCCGACGCGTCGGGCCCCAAGCACCTGACTCAGACGATCCGGCGCGAGAAGGTCGAGGAGCTGGTCGCGGAGCTGATCGATCGGCTCGAGGCGCCCTGCGTCGCGGCGCTCGCGGACGCCGGGCTCCAGGCGAGCCAGGTCGACCGCGTGATCCTGGTCGGCGGCATGACCCGGATGCCCCGCGTGCAGGCGAAGGTCGAGCAGATCTTCGGCCGCGCGCCGCACCGCGGCGTGAACCCCGACGAGGTGGTCGCGGTCGGCGCGGCGATCCAGGCCGGCGTGCTGAAGGGCGAGGCGGCCGACGTGCTGCTCCTGGACGTGGCGCCGCTCTCGCTCGGCGTCGAGACCCAGGGCGGGATCATGACCAAGATCATCCCGCGCAACACCACGGTTCCGACGCGCAAGGGCGAGGTGTTCTCGACCACCGAGGACAACCAGAACTTGGTCCGCATCCACGTCCTGCAGGGCGAGCGCGAGCTCGCCGCCGACAACCAGACGCTTGGCCGCTTCGAGCTGATCGGAATTCCCCCCGCACCGCGCGGCGTGCCGCAGATCGAGGTCAGCTTCGACATCGACGCCGACGGAATCCTGAACGTGAGCGCCAAGGAGCTCGGCACCGGCCGCGTGCAGCAGATCCGCGTCTCCGCCTCCGGAGGGCTCAGTCAGGACCAGATCGAGAAGCTCGTCCAGGAGGGCGAGGCGCACGCCGAGGGCGACGCCGAGCGAAGGGCGATGGTCGAGCTGCGCAACACCGGCGAGGGCCTGATCTACTCGGTGGACCAGGCG contains:
- the hemW gene encoding radical SAM family heme chaperone HemW — protein: MRPSRGSSARESRSRARSRTRRADRARRSLGYYASSGSSPTRFGPHRIRGLASQTSSGAGEADLGLYVHVPFCEHVCPYCDFDVIGVRRLAERDEREFVDLALRELDLLRERVAGREIATVYFGGGTPALLSPESISRLLAAFSAELRFASPEITVELNPGQLEVARVPALREAGVTRLSLGVQAFDDAVLRRLGRAQKGREALRGLEACLAAGFPTLSVDLIYGAPGQSLDTQLRDVETAIDLGVPHVSAYSLTIEPGTPFALGAERGVLDLPDEDTVLAMSRLLRSRLAAAGIAQYEISSYARPGHRSRHNQRYWLRGDVLGLGPSSATLLGASRWRNARTLGEWRAALEGDRLPIVDSETLSDEQARRETLYLGLRRLDGVSRADFLRRFGAAPEAFFAAELAALRERGLICDEAGALKLTERGILFADEVFSGLLGDDGGR
- the hrcA gene encoding heat-inducible transcription repressor HrcA, with the translated sequence MHELRELPERLSEVLLAVLRGYVESGLPIGSRDACEQSGLRVSSATVRGAMSELMELGLLEQPHTSAGRVPTDAAFRLWVDELLHAPARGHALPRELARELEGPVGAVEDGLRRAADVLTHVTGQLGFCLAHDGERLRLAALRFVRVSSERVMAILVSEGDVVRTRLLDERDCDQRKLDRISASLSRLVAGLTLEEARSRLEAEIEGDRAQRDALWRRHVALGRLGLQVEVGAELYVGDRSQILCQPEFEDGPRLRELLRALDEKQRMLALLDNVLSAGELRVVIGDELGDPGVARCAVVAEPVGSAPLRGGLGVIGPVRMRYDRVIPVVRYVSGKLGPALT
- the grpE gene encoding nucleotide exchange factor GrpE gives rise to the protein MSDSKGPKVDLPEELIAELESSGEAAPEPPAANAADAAEIADLKERYLRLAAEYDNFRKRNLRERQDLLNYANESIVKDLLPVVDNLERAVVHGRKEEQRADSENLLQGVELTHRALMQILGRFGVVEIEAAGKPFDPQVHEAVRRVVTSEHAPGTVVEVHQKGYRLKDRLLRPAMVAVAGEPG
- the dnaK gene encoding molecular chaperone DnaK, yielding MGRVVGIDLGTTNSCVAILERGEPVVIANSEGSRTTPSIVAANQSGEKLCGQIAKRQGVTNPANTVYAVKRLIGRRFDDECVERFRAVAPFEICEAPSGDAWVKLFDKEYSPEEISSLILKRMKETAQDYLGEEVTEAVITVPAYFNDAQRQATKDAGRIAGLNVLRIINEPTAAALAYGLEKEGHETIAVFDLGGGTFDVSILRIGDSVFEVLSTNGDTYLGGEDFDQRIMNWLADRFAEENPGGDLRSDPMALQRLKEAAERAKQELSSAPETDVNLPFIAADASGPKHLTQTIRREKVEELVAELIDRLEAPCVAALADAGLQASQVDRVILVGGMTRMPRVQAKVEQIFGRAPHRGVNPDEVVAVGAAIQAGVLKGEAADVLLLDVAPLSLGVETQGGIMTKIIPRNTTVPTRKGEVFSTTEDNQNLVRIHVLQGERELAADNQTLGRFELIGIPPAPRGVPQIEVSFDIDADGILNVSAKELGTGRVQQIRVSASGGLSQDQIEKLVQEGEAHAEGDAERRAMVELRNTGEGLIYSVDQALGLYGAQLEASERGEVETALARARKALSASDSEELRTAVEDLQQLAYKMTEAMYERIDGGTAVANPATSPASGSSDDELIED